The nucleotide window cgaaatatcttcaaaattgcgacctgtactctgcgcacaaggtttatatggacagccatccagccagccagatggacggacggacatcgtttaatcgactcagaaagtgattctaagtcgatcggtatactttaaggtgggtgttagaccaattttttttgggcgttacacacatctgcacaaacgcataataccctccccactatggtggtgaagggtataaaaacattaaaatattgacatattacttggtatttattaatttatcctatttttccggaaatcctcccattaaaaattttatagttgcttccgttactTTTTTGGACGAAGTAGTCCCCTTACGCTTAAGATCAAACATGTTCTGGGATACCTTTCCTGTgctctttaattctttttttacaaaagccCAATACTTTTACACAGGCCGAAGTTCGGGATAGTTGGGTGGATTTGACtttttccatagtggcatgATTCCAAATCGCAACAGAgtgctgttttaagaaaggtaaaagccgtttttgtagactctccgtaatatatatttctgggTTTATCGTGCCTcatataacttacatacacgattcatacatcaatatctccgtatctgtttaaaatcgagaaaatcggtggctgagatataaggaaaaaaccaggacaacctcgattctttacctatttttgacctatatctggattactaagtcattaatatagacaatatggatatctaatgatagatatttaaatgACCTTTCCATAGTATGTTGGACATACAACATCTTTGTAATCTctaccggtttcggttttttgaaaaagcggtttttgtaagacggttaaccggttttaatgaaatatattttcaaaagtccatttaaacatatttttgaaaaaaatatgtttatttaaaaaacaaattttttggtcaagttgtgaaaaattttatatgttcatggtgaatatgtatgaattgacacagtcgaataaaacacacttgtgtgttaaaacagtcctcatgcatatatatttgtggaaatatttgaaaaaataattgacaattacatggaatttagcaaatgaatagctttttttaaaaaatcacatttcCGACGCAACGATTTCAGCTCTCTTAAAGTATTAGAAATCGGCACTGGGAAAAAACTTTTGTCAAAGACGATTATCGTGAATTAATCGAAATATGCGTAGTGTTTTTAAATGGCAATCCAgagaagaatattttttttttttaaaacaaacacaaactgcgaagcgatTTGCTTGTCTGCAGGTACACCAgagggaatcgaacccgcaaccctcagattaatagtccagcacatTATCGACTgatctatcggggcaccctataataatgataaaattaCTCAACATTTGACAACGAGGTTGATGGAAAGAAAACTTGTAAACTTAAACAGGAGAACAATATCATATTTAACAAACGAATATTCCATCGAATGATGAATTTTCAAGcatagctgtaaattgtgaatatttttattcaaaatatttccaaaaacttaattatttttgaattttagttatatttaaaaaaataaatttacattgaaatcattctatattattcaaaataggatactaattaatatatatctatttagaatataaagcattaaatattatttgatttcaatataatacgatattaaataaattaaaagtttttaataaacatttataaaattatactaatagtatttgtattttagtaacaataagttgtattttatttattatataatgaatagattttaaaatatagattttattcaaagcaattttctttgaataattttatttcacaaaaaaaaagaaaaatatttaaatattcaacaaaaaattttagaattcatagaaattttctttgaataattttatttgtgaaaataaagtcaaatattttaacaacaaatttttgaaaaattttataaaaaaatagtttttttttgtgaaaatgagctcggACGATAACGATTTCTCTTCCGAGGATTATGAACAAGATTCTTCGtttgctataaataaacaaaaataatgctcaaaaataattcaatgaTATTTTGAACGTCTAATTTCACTTGCAGGGTTATTAAATAGCCATAGGAGGAATGCCATGTAAGACGATCATTTTGAAcaactagttactttaaaaacagtttttaaaaataattcatgaattttgttcttcacaatttaaattaataataagcctccaattgaaaccattaatctgtgtccatattctagtgatagtcaatgattaagtagtagtttttaaaaatagaatattagaTATCAGATAACTAGGGTTCCAATTTCCCGGAATTTTTCCAttcccaaactaagaaaaaacaagttaaatctgaaacaaatttgtaattcgtttcgaaaataactttttcaactcagaatgcaatcagaagacattttacatcagtattattgtgaaataaaattatttaatatttattagaattatttctattcagtaatttttggaaaaataaatttatttgtttcaaatttgtgagaaataaaaatatttctaaagttttattagaattatttctattcagtcattttttgtttgaataattttaggtttttgtgttttgtttgaataaatattgattgattttatttgtatctaaatgaaataaatttaaattttattcaactttgttttatttgaatatataaaattttactattttctaaaaaatatcaatataatttaattaaactaatataaaatgattttatttataatttatttggttttaaaagatataaatatgcataaatttaactgtaaatattattaataaattagacaaatactttatttaacacattgactgccaaggcactttcagcaaataagatgctgggggccacaggattttctttggaattttttatgggatactgagttagaaaaaatactcagtacaagttctgaaagtgatgaagaatgtgaagattacagttttgatgagaaacttccagacaacatcgaaaaaattcttaaaatctagcactattgtctgacatggctagagagaataaaagtcgtgtcggacatatgtgtccgacgtggcgtaaaccgcatagtgcagtgtcacacatatgtgtccgacgtggcagtcaatgtgttaactaataaataatttgaaaataaatatttataattggaaacaaaaactaaaataatataaaaaatatttatattttgtattttattcacaagttacagctatgATTTCAAGCaatagcaatttttattgcgtTGTGTTTAGGAACATAGAAATTTTTTATCCAGACTACTGGAAAAATTCCTTAAAAGGAACTTATCCCAgctatttttaagaatttttaataaacaagttcTTTAATTTCATCttaattcttttgttttcatttattgcattttcaaaatattttggttcactcggcacgggttgcaatcatgatatcGTATTTAACAAAATGGAGTATGAGTtccaaaattcccaaaaaaaaaaaaaatgtttggcttataattttgtttgactcaGTCTTTGCTACAATTTATAATCTACTAAGTAATTCAGATCTGGACTACTAATAATtcaactgaaaatatttttgtcactttttaataaagttttaaattaagaGAAGGAACTTAATAAATCACGGCATACtgctatatttttaatatacatatatttgtttagttGTTAAGCAAaccattataatttttaactaatCATTAAACCTCACACACTATCAATTGTTAATTTCTTACTATTTgtctttttctttcaaaatattaCACCCACctcttaaacaatatttatgtacattaattttcataacaaaacattttacgGAAGACTAAATAAACCAAATCTGTTTAAAACTTCATACAGTTATCTgacctttaaatttaaaatataatcatCATCATGTTAAAGAACCAAAgtagataaaatataaaataaataaaaataaaaaaaaagaaatttgaattgaaatgatttttttaacaaaaaactcacGTACCACTAGCATCtagtttcaatatttaaatatataaaagcaAGATGTTCAGCAAAAGCCATAAGCAGTAAAAGTTGTGGGTTTTTAAGAGAGAGCCTAACCCTCAAATATACACCAAATATAGCGTTAATGATGAATCCtcatttagtttttgtatttgttgccaTTGCATTACCGGtaggtttaatttaaatttaaaacaaatttacatttctaataattaaaatttattatttagtttgcaGCTGCTAGCTATGGTCACGCTCAATATGGCCATTCCCAAGGTTCTTATTTGCATCAAGGTTCTGGCAATGGTGTTGAAGAGCTCATAAATGCTGCTACTGCCAACCAACAGGCAGCTGCTGCTTCACTTACAGCCACCGCCGATGTTGGTGCCTCACCCGGTGCTCAAGCTGGTTTGGCTCAAGCCAATGCCCAACTCCAAGCTTTGAATGCCAATCCCTCTTATCAAAACCTTAAGAATTCCGATTCTATTGCTGAGACTTTGGCTCAAAATACATTGGCTGCCAATATACGACAGGGCAACATTAATGTGGTGGCTCCCAATGTTGTGGGACAAACAGCGTTTCGTTCCCTGTTGGTACCTCAAGGTTTAAACAACCATCAAGTTATTGCCACTCAGCCTTTGCAACCAATTATTGTCAACCAACCCGGATCTCCTCCCGCACAAATCAGCAGCGGTCCTCCAGCTGTCGTAAGAGCTGCCCCGGTTGTGTACAAACTGAAACCCTCCATTATCTACCAACAAGAGGTTATCAACAAAGTACCCACACCTCTCAGTCTGAACCCCGTCTACGTTAAGGTGTACAAACCAGGCAAACAAGTCGATGCCCCAGTTTCTGCTCCCGCTTATGGTCAAGCTGGCGGTTCTTTTGGTGTTAGTTCATCAGGTGGAGCTTTCGGTGGTAGTTCATCAGCTGGCGGTTTTGGTGGTAGTTCATCAGCAGGTGCTAATGCTGCTGCTAACGAAGTTGCATATGGTGCTCCACAATACGCCAGTGCTCCTCAGTATATTGCTCAACCCGCCTATGGACCTCAGTCGGGATACTGATGTGGTCTCAAAcaatagtttaaattttaaattacacgTAATTAGGATACGTGAACATTTTGtactcaataaaaaattttatttttttatataaattttaaattatttgtatttttttagttttttttttattattaataaaccaAAGATTAAAAGATAATGGTTTTTCTGTGTTAATTATGAATTATAAGAAAtcttttaagtttttctaaattcGTAATtatatattcacccctatcgtgaaaaacatgtgaaatttatgttcccatgaaatattcatttccctcgaagggaaaattgctatcgtgatattcccctaaacttttcattcacaatagttgattttgttcgtagcagctgtttattgtttacaaaattgcatctaaaaatttcacaacaaggggaattttttcacgtgaataaagtttatgaacgaaaaatgggaaatgggaacacacttcatgtgaaatattgattcgcgatagagGTGATTATTAGAAATATCGAAATGATCACGGTAAATATAGATATAATAGAGTGTCTCcatttgtatggaggaaaaataaggtggcaatgttcccaactaaaatgaaagttaAGCTTGTTTGAGGAGACAATTTCTGAAAATGTTTGTTCTGGCGTCTTAGCTAAATGTTTAAGACAatcacaatatggatatcaaataaGTGTAATTTCATAACCCTCTGTATATACCTGatcaatttttatcatgataaacgtcaaaatgattgtcaagataaaaaattatcaggtatagtcaccatttatttgtattattgcttagttatgacaaaattgttagtgcttttgctcagacaaatttgtcttgacaacaaacgtcattaattgttatgataaatatttgtcaagtatagacaggggtaagtttaattatatatgtatactttataaTTTCatcaatataaa belongs to Calliphora vicina chromosome 4, idCalVici1.1, whole genome shotgun sequence and includes:
- the Cp36 gene encoding chorion protein S36, yielding MNPHLVFVFVAIALPFAAASYGHAQYGHSQGSYLHQGSGNGVEELINAATANQQAAAASLTATADVGASPGAQAGLAQANAQLQALNANPSYQNLKNSDSIAETLAQNTLAANIRQGNINVVAPNVVGQTAFRSLLVPQGLNNHQVIATQPLQPIIVNQPGSPPAQISSGPPAVVRAAPVVYKLKPSIIYQQEVINKVPTPLSLNPVYVKVYKPGKQVDAPVSAPAYGQAGGSFGVSSSGGAFGGSSSAGGFGGSSSAGANAAANEVAYGAPQYASAPQYIAQPAYGPQSGY